One genomic segment of Plasmodium vinckei vinckei genome assembly, chromosome: PVVCY_03 includes these proteins:
- a CDS encoding KRR1 small subunit processome component, putative — MENGKDEEQVNKNKRYRKDKPWDNENIDHWKIEKFTKEDNKHHFLEESSFKILFPKYREKYLQQFSTDIKNTLHNHFIKFEINLIEGYMTVKTTKKTFDPYIIIKARDMISLLSRSVPFSHAKRVLDDETFCDIIKISGYIRNKNKFIKRRQRLLGSNATTLKALEILTQCYICVHGKTVSVIGNFKSLKIVRRIVIDCMKNIHPVYHIKELIAKRELEKNDELKNENWEKYLPNFKKRNVQRKKIKQKLEKKNGKKKSIFPPDQLPRKIDIQMETGEYFMNTNNKKKNKQKEDPKEDD, encoded by the coding sequence ATGGAAAACGGTAAGGATGAAGAGCAagtaaacaaaaataaaagatatcGGAAAGACAAGCCATgggataatgaaaatatagatcattggaaaatcgaaaaatttacaaaagaAGATAATAAACACCATTTTTTAGAGGAGTCaagttttaaaatattatttcctAAATATcgagaaaaatatttacaacaATTTAGTacagatataaaaaatacattacataatcattttataaaatttgaaataaatttaattgaaGGATATATGACAGTTAAAAcgacaaaaaaaacatttgatccatatattattattaaagcAAGAGATATGATATCTTTACTTTCACGTAGTGTTCCCTTTAGTCATGCAAAAAGAGTTTTAGATGATGAAACATTTTgtgatattataaaaattagtGGATATATacgtaataaaaataaatttattaagaGGAGACAAAGATTATTAGGTAGTAATGCTACTACTTTAAAAGCTCTTGAAATATTAACACAATGTTATATTTGTGTTCATGGAAAAACTGTAAGTGTTATTGGcaattttaaatcattaaaaatagtaagaAGAATTGTTATTGATTGcatgaaaaatatacatcctgtttatcatataaaagaattaaTTGCAAAAAGagaattagaaaaaaatgatgaattaaaaaatgaaaattggGAAAAATATCTTcctaattttaaaaaaagaaatgttcaaagaaaaaaaatcaaacaaaaattagaaaagaaaaatggtAAGAAAAAATCCATTTTCCCACCTGATCAATTACCAAGAAAAATTGATATACAAATGGAAACTGgtgaatattttatgaacaccaataataaaaaaaaaaacaaacaaaaagaaGACCCTAAAGAAGATGATTAA